The following coding sequences lie in one Lolium perenne isolate Kyuss_39 chromosome 2, Kyuss_2.0, whole genome shotgun sequence genomic window:
- the LOC127333210 gene encoding oxygen-evolving enhancer protein 3, chloroplastic: MAQTMASMTGLSQGVRLPGPAGRRASRLTVRASAEAETAGRRAVLGLMATAIAGGAFTQQAAHAGTVAAIKVGPPPPPSGGLPGTDNSDEARDFDLPLKNRFYLQPLPAAEAAARAKESAQDILKLKPLIDRKQWPYVMNDLRLRASYLRYDLKTVIASKATKEEKKSLKDLTGKLFDTLDGLDHAAKIKSPSEAEKYFGETKTVLGDVLAKLG, translated from the exons ATGGCACAAACCATGGCGTCCATGACCGGCCTATCGCAGGGCGTGCGCCTCCCAGGCCCGGCCGGCAGACGCGCCAGCAGGCTCACCGTCAGGGCATCGGCGGAGGCCGAGACCGCCGGCCGCCGTGCCGTCCTTGGCCTCATGGCCACCGCCATCGCTGGCGGAGCGTTCACGCAGCAGGCAGCCCACGCCGGCACCGTCGCCGCCATCAAGGttggcccgccgccgccgccatccggTGGACTCC CCGGGACGGATAACTCGGACGAGGCGAGGGACTTCGACCTGCCCCTAAAGAACCGGTTCTACCTGCAGCCGCtgccggcggcggaggcggccgcCAGGGCCAAGGAGTCCGCCCAGGACATCCTCAAATTGAAGCCACTCATCGACAGGAAGCAATGGCCGTACGTCATGAACGACCTCCGCCTCAGGGCCTCCTACCTGCGCTACGACCTCAAGACCGTCATCGCCTCCAAGGCCaccaaggaggagaagaagagccTCAAGGACCTCACCGGCAAGCTCTTCGACACCCTCGACGGG CTTGACCATGCAGCCAAGATCAAGAGCCCCTCCGAAGCTGAGAAGTACTTCGGAGAGACCAAGACTGTTCTTGGTGATGTCCTCGCCAAGCTAGGATAG